Proteins co-encoded in one Halorussus vallis genomic window:
- a CDS encoding CBS domain-containing protein codes for MEREVTVRDVMTREYVGVNEGDSVLGTVELMCEEGVGSVVVLRGSDPVGIVTESDVLELVAARGDPAATAVGEVMSEPVISMEADRGLSDAAGTMSRNDIRRILVTVDGELVGVVDERDVISASASLSGVPSPNDDSREIAEQFAAGSGPGTDAGGGSGPDARSNPVGNGEISNDERAEYSDRSICETCGTLSRELSNVNGQLICANCREV; via the coding sequence ATGGAACGCGAAGTCACAGTCCGGGACGTCATGACCCGCGAATACGTCGGGGTCAACGAGGGGGACAGCGTCCTCGGAACGGTCGAACTCATGTGCGAGGAGGGCGTCGGGAGCGTGGTCGTCCTCCGGGGAAGCGACCCGGTCGGCATCGTGACCGAATCCGACGTGCTCGAACTCGTCGCCGCCCGGGGCGATCCCGCCGCGACGGCGGTCGGCGAGGTGATGTCCGAACCGGTCATCTCGATGGAGGCCGACAGAGGGCTGTCGGACGCCGCCGGAACGATGTCGAGAAACGACATCCGACGCATCCTGGTCACCGTCGACGGCGAACTCGTCGGCGTCGTGGACGAGCGCGACGTCATCTCGGCGTCGGCGTCGCTCTCGGGCGTCCCCTCCCCGAACGACGACTCCCGGGAGATCGCCGAGCAGTTCGCCGCCGGTTCGGGGCCGGGGACCGACGCGGGCGGCGGCTCCGGCCCGGACGCTCGAAGCAATCCAGTCGGTAACGGCGAGATTAGCAACGACGAGCGCGCGGAGTACTCCGACCGGAGCATCTGCGAAACCTGCGGCACGCTGAGTCGGGAACTCTCGAACGTCAACGGCCAACTCATCTGCGCCAACTGCAGAGAAGTGTAG
- a CDS encoding ABC transporter substrate-binding protein has product MTGMDKSRRKYLKITGAVGAAGLTGLSGCISSISGSGGGGPIHMGSILPITGALSAYGGGMQEAVNLAAKHINDAGGPLGREINLHNEDSETKPSKAAQKYKTLVEEQSIIGFVGAASSGVSTTIAENIAADQVMQVSNASTSPVLANMGYNDDKSVKYFGRTAPNDGQQGIVMGRILNDKKYIGAKKAAFLYVNNEYGQGLAEKAKAAFPGETTAMVGYDKKSSDYTSTLDEVFAGNPDAVGFVGYPGNGKTILKQWSNGGYGGQWVLSEGLNDPGFFSDLKDITDGMYLASPNPEATDGASKFEKEMGSKNTLFAAHAYDGLVLQALAMHKAGEASGTAIAKNFRSVSRGGQKVTVGEFQKAKDLLDDGTDINYQGASSPVDMNESLEPLNQFAVMQVKSGKAEVLETIPRSYFEGKL; this is encoded by the coding sequence ATGACAGGCATGGACAAGTCGCGTCGCAAGTATCTGAAGATCACGGGCGCAGTCGGGGCGGCCGGACTCACCGGCCTCTCCGGTTGCATCAGTAGCATCTCCGGGAGCGGAGGCGGCGGACCCATCCACATGGGGTCCATCCTCCCCATCACCGGTGCGCTGAGCGCCTACGGCGGCGGCATGCAGGAGGCGGTCAACCTGGCGGCCAAGCACATCAACGACGCCGGCGGTCCGCTCGGACGTGAAATCAACCTCCACAACGAGGACAGCGAAACCAAGCCGAGCAAGGCGGCCCAGAAGTACAAGACCCTGGTCGAGGAGCAGAGCATCATCGGCTTCGTCGGCGCGGCCTCCAGCGGCGTGTCGACGACCATCGCGGAGAACATCGCCGCCGACCAGGTGATGCAGGTGAGCAACGCCTCGACCTCACCGGTGCTGGCGAACATGGGCTACAACGACGACAAGTCGGTGAAGTACTTCGGCCGCACCGCGCCCAACGACGGCCAGCAGGGCATCGTGATGGGCCGCATCCTCAACGACAAGAAGTACATCGGCGCGAAGAAGGCCGCCTTCCTCTACGTCAACAACGAGTACGGCCAGGGACTGGCGGAGAAGGCCAAGGCGGCGTTCCCCGGCGAGACGACCGCGATGGTCGGCTACGACAAGAAGTCCAGCGACTACACCTCCACGCTCGACGAAGTGTTCGCGGGCAATCCCGACGCGGTCGGCTTCGTCGGCTACCCCGGTAACGGGAAGACCATCCTCAAGCAGTGGTCGAACGGCGGCTACGGCGGCCAGTGGGTGCTCAGCGAGGGCCTGAACGACCCCGGCTTCTTCAGCGACCTCAAGGACATCACCGACGGGATGTACCTGGCGTCGCCGAACCCGGAGGCGACCGACGGCGCGTCGAAGTTCGAGAAGGAAATGGGTTCGAAGAACACCCTGTTCGCGGCCCACGCCTACGACGGCCTCGTGCTCCAGGCGCTCGCCATGCACAAGGCGGGCGAGGCGTCCGGGACCGCCATCGCCAAGAACTTCCGCTCGGTTTCCCGGGGCGGTCAGAAGGTCACGGTCGGCGAGTTCCAGAAGGCCAAGGACCTTCTCGACGACGGCACCGACATCAACTACCAGGGCGCGTCGAGTCCGGTCGACATGAACGAGTCGCTCGAACCGCTCAACCAGTTCGCCGTGATGCAGGTCAAGAGCGGGAAGGCCGAAGTGCTGGAGACGATTCCGCGCTCGTACTTCGAAGGAAAGCTGTAA
- a CDS encoding DUF5785 family protein, translating into MDWPHDPDGEEGSEGGRKYGMAILAKKLDEDEDFPLTREEFVAEHADEPIRINYKRVVSVEDIFEHIDQDEYEDIVDFHKAVGRAMRRGGFWDYHPKGADPEKKSA; encoded by the coding sequence ATGGACTGGCCGCACGACCCCGACGGCGAGGAAGGCAGCGAAGGCGGGCGCAAGTACGGCATGGCGATTCTCGCCAAGAAACTCGACGAGGACGAGGACTTCCCGCTCACCCGCGAGGAGTTCGTCGCGGAACACGCCGACGAGCCGATTCGCATCAACTACAAGCGCGTCGTCAGCGTCGAGGACATCTTCGAGCACATTGACCAGGACGAGTACGAGGACATCGTCGACTTCCACAAGGCGGTCGGGCGCGCGATGCGCCGCGGCGGGTTCTGGGACTACCACCCGAAGGGCGCCGACCCCGAGAAGAAGAGCGCCTGA
- a CDS encoding ABC transporter ATP-binding protein, which produces MALLEARDVVSGYGDAQILHGVSMDVADDEIVCIIGPNGAGKSTFMKAVFGLIDCWEGSVTFADEDITDLRPDEITREGMCYVPQVENVFPTLTVRENLEMGAYILDEVPDSALDEVFERFPILEERQNQKAGTMSGGQQQMLAMGRGLMVDPDLMLVDEPSAGLAPDLVDDVFEKIIEINESGTAILMVEQNARKALRNSDRGYVLEMGENRFEDTGMALLENEEVIDLYLGGGGGDAGEAASGD; this is translated from the coding sequence ATGGCGCTACTCGAAGCCCGCGACGTAGTATCGGGCTACGGCGACGCACAGATCCTCCACGGGGTGTCGATGGACGTCGCCGACGACGAAATCGTCTGCATCATCGGGCCCAACGGCGCGGGCAAGTCGACGTTCATGAAGGCCGTCTTCGGCCTCATCGACTGCTGGGAGGGGTCGGTGACGTTCGCGGACGAGGACATCACCGACCTCCGACCCGACGAGATCACCCGCGAGGGGATGTGTTACGTCCCGCAGGTCGAGAACGTCTTCCCGACGCTGACGGTTCGGGAGAATCTGGAGATGGGCGCGTACATTCTGGACGAGGTGCCCGATAGCGCGCTCGACGAGGTGTTCGAGCGCTTCCCCATCCTGGAGGAGCGCCAGAACCAGAAGGCCGGGACGATGAGCGGCGGCCAGCAACAGATGCTCGCGATGGGTCGCGGCCTGATGGTCGACCCCGACCTGATGCTGGTCGACGAGCCCTCGGCGGGGCTTGCGCCCGACCTGGTCGACGACGTGTTCGAGAAGATCATCGAGATCAACGAGTCGGGCACGGCCATCCTGATGGTCGAGCAGAACGCCCGGAAGGCCCTGCGCAACTCCGACCGAGGCTACGTGCTGGAGATGGGCGAGAACCGCTTCGAGGACACCGGCATGGCGCTGCTGGAGAACGAGGAGGTCATCGACCTCTACCTCGGTGGCGGTGGCGGCGACGCCGGCGAGGCCGCGAGCGGCGACTGA
- a CDS encoding ABC transporter ATP-binding protein gives MSQRSETERTESRQSTTDRPETDHGTGEAILEVEGLRKTFGGITAVDGATFEVEEGTVTGLIGPNGAGKTTTFNLISGFYKPDGGSVKYRGTDLQDLMRPSETEQGIWMGASGLSFGGIGLASAVAAGMTAVGVGGAAVVGAGVGAGLYQAQERVKDDYLDYKHSRPFRVSQAGLSRTFQITRELQGMTVLENLMLAPQDQRGENLANTWFRRRSVAAEEDEIRERALDMLDLLELDHLTNEYAGNLSGGQRKLLELGRVLMTDPDLILLDEPVAGVNPALTQKLLRRIEKLRDEGYTFCIVEHDMEVIMNLSDTIIVMDQGKKLMEGTPAEVQSDQRVIDAYLGG, from the coding sequence GTGAGCCAACGATCCGAAACCGAACGAACCGAGAGCCGGCAATCCACGACCGACCGACCGGAAACCGACCACGGAACCGGCGAGGCGATACTCGAAGTCGAGGGTCTGCGCAAGACGTTCGGCGGCATCACCGCCGTCGACGGCGCGACGTTCGAAGTTGAGGAGGGGACCGTCACGGGACTCATCGGCCCGAACGGGGCCGGCAAGACCACGACGTTCAACCTCATCAGCGGCTTCTACAAGCCAGACGGCGGGTCGGTGAAGTACCGCGGTACCGACCTCCAGGACCTCATGCGCCCGAGCGAAACCGAACAGGGCATCTGGATGGGCGCGTCGGGGCTGAGCTTCGGCGGCATCGGCCTGGCCTCGGCGGTCGCCGCCGGGATGACCGCGGTCGGGGTCGGCGGCGCGGCGGTCGTCGGCGCGGGCGTCGGCGCCGGCCTCTACCAGGCCCAGGAACGGGTCAAGGACGACTACCTCGACTACAAGCACAGCCGACCGTTCCGGGTGTCGCAGGCCGGCCTCTCGCGGACGTTCCAGATCACCCGCGAACTCCAGGGGATGACCGTGCTGGAGAACCTGATGCTCGCGCCCCAGGACCAGCGCGGCGAGAACCTCGCCAACACCTGGTTCCGCCGGCGGTCGGTCGCGGCCGAGGAGGACGAGATTCGCGAGCGCGCGCTCGACATGCTCGACCTGCTGGAACTCGACCACCTCACCAACGAGTACGCGGGCAACCTCTCGGGCGGTCAGCGGAAACTGCTCGAACTGGGCCGGGTGCTGATGACCGACCCCGACCTCATCCTGCTGGACGAACCCGTGGCGGGGGTCAACCCCGCGCTGACGCAGAAGTTACTGCGGCGAATCGAGAAGTTGCGGGACGAAGGCTACACGTTCTGCATCGTCGAACACGACATGGAGGTCATCATGAACCTCTCGGACACCATCATCGTCATGGACCAAGGCAAGAAGCTAATGGAAGGCACGCCGGCGGAGGTACAGAGCGACCAGCGAGTCATCGACGCCTACCTGGGGGGATAA
- the udk gene encoding uridine kinase, protein MTIPSFVVGIAGGTGAGKTTVAREITEEVEDSVTRIPMDNYYKDLSHLDFEERTEVNYDHPSAFEWDLLREHLDALLAGQTIEMPQYDFSAHNRKDETETVEPTDVIVVEGIFALYDEDVNEMMDLHVYVETDADVRILRRIERDVVDRGRDLEGVIDQYLSTVKPMHEQFVEPSKKRADLIIPEGANAVAVDLLEEKVRAETYTNSGSGWTLGEDGVEREDPERYAVAGTDAGATNAGPGGNVGDEENEGEELRR, encoded by the coding sequence ATGACCATCCCGTCGTTCGTGGTGGGAATCGCCGGTGGGACGGGGGCCGGAAAGACGACGGTGGCCCGCGAGATCACCGAGGAGGTCGAGGATTCGGTGACGCGAATCCCGATGGATAACTACTACAAGGACCTCTCGCACCTCGACTTCGAGGAGCGCACGGAGGTCAACTACGACCATCCGTCGGCGTTCGAGTGGGACCTCCTGCGCGAGCACCTCGACGCCCTGCTGGCGGGCCAGACCATCGAGATGCCCCAGTACGACTTCTCGGCTCACAACCGCAAGGACGAGACCGAAACCGTCGAACCGACCGACGTCATCGTCGTCGAGGGCATCTTCGCGCTGTACGACGAGGACGTCAACGAGATGATGGACCTCCACGTCTACGTCGAAACCGACGCCGACGTGCGCATCCTCCGGCGCATCGAGCGCGACGTGGTCGACCGGGGCCGCGACCTCGAGGGCGTCATCGACCAGTACCTCTCGACGGTCAAGCCGATGCACGAGCAGTTCGTCGAACCGTCGAAGAAGCGCGCCGACCTCATCATCCCCGAGGGCGCGAACGCCGTCGCCGTCGACCTCCTGGAGGAGAAGGTTCGGGCAGAAACCTACACCAACTCGGGGTCGGGGTGGACGCTCGGCGAGGACGGCGTCGAGCGCGAAGACCCCGAACGCTACGCGGTCGCCGGCACCGACGCGGGCGCTACGAACGCGGGTCCCGGCGGAAACGTCGGCGACGAAGAGAACGAAGGAGAGGAACTGCGTCGGTAG
- a CDS encoding branched-chain amino acid ABC transporter permease codes for MALSSSLVSLGIIVGIYAILALGLNIKFGYTGLLDIGHVAFYLVGAYVTALLVLPPASEQQFATYVLGWNWPWLPAIAVGTVVAGIMGLLVALPAIRLREDYLAIAVLGISVILKRVVQVEGWLANGPGSLRGFEQPLRDGFPLPGEGLAAAALFGFVVLVLWTVATYLLAQVGTRPDSELTADGGKPAEPGPAADGGVTAGRTISGPGIGGKIVDGLLAVTTLGIGYVAARRARSETSETEQRYLLGAGVLFGAAAFAVTGLAFEWWLGAVVFAALAAGFYGADQRWVPLAGAVAATVAFAAAFVVGESPMVTFVFLGLLSLFTWVFGAVAVARRYSDLDRRDFLLALGLAVVFVATFVPLIVMGGGGDESSSIGLFLTMALLSAFLYGVYYVGSRWERYGSGTEFVRIVGVGAIWLFAIRYFVMANIEPLKRAGVGGVVNNTLQNLAWLLKFTASGAEFDYSRFLLVLTLASLALVYYLSEITVESPFGRVLKAIREDEDVATSLGKNTFAYKVQGMMLGSALAGFAGGLTAIYFQSLVHTMFAPRVTFIAFLVLIIGGTANNKGMILGSVIYWAFQKATADIAGFFPTAARSSVQALRLAFIGALLIIILYYRPEGLWGEKQKNEEVTDT; via the coding sequence ATGGCACTTTCCAGTAGTCTCGTCTCGCTCGGCATCATCGTGGGTATCTACGCGATACTCGCGCTCGGACTGAACATCAAGTTCGGCTACACCGGCCTGCTCGACATCGGGCACGTCGCGTTCTATCTGGTCGGCGCGTACGTCACCGCCTTGCTGGTCTTACCACCCGCCAGCGAGCAGCAGTTCGCGACCTACGTCCTCGGGTGGAACTGGCCGTGGCTCCCGGCCATCGCGGTCGGTACCGTCGTGGCCGGAATCATGGGCCTGCTGGTCGCGCTCCCGGCGATTCGGCTCCGGGAGGACTACCTGGCAATCGCGGTGCTCGGCATCTCGGTCATCCTGAAGCGGGTCGTCCAGGTCGAGGGGTGGCTGGCGAACGGCCCCGGGTCGCTCCGCGGCTTCGAACAGCCGCTCCGGGACGGCTTCCCGCTCCCCGGCGAGGGACTGGCGGCGGCCGCGCTGTTCGGCTTCGTCGTCCTCGTCCTCTGGACGGTGGCGACCTACTTGCTCGCGCAGGTCGGCACCCGACCCGACTCTGAACTCACCGCCGATGGAGGGAAGCCCGCCGAACCCGGCCCGGCGGCCGACGGCGGCGTCACCGCGGGCCGGACGATTTCGGGCCCCGGCATCGGCGGGAAGATCGTCGACGGACTGCTCGCGGTGACGACCCTCGGTATCGGATACGTCGCCGCCCGGCGCGCGCGTTCCGAGACGAGCGAAACCGAACAGCGCTACCTGCTCGGCGCGGGCGTACTGTTCGGCGCGGCGGCGTTCGCGGTCACCGGCCTCGCGTTCGAGTGGTGGCTGGGCGCGGTCGTCTTCGCCGCGCTCGCCGCGGGATTCTACGGCGCGGACCAGCGCTGGGTCCCCCTGGCTGGCGCGGTCGCGGCGACCGTGGCGTTCGCGGCCGCCTTCGTCGTCGGCGAGTCGCCGATGGTGACGTTCGTCTTCCTCGGACTCCTCTCGCTGTTCACGTGGGTGTTCGGGGCCGTCGCGGTCGCCCGCCGCTACAGCGACCTCGACCGACGGGACTTCCTGCTCGCGCTGGGTCTGGCCGTGGTGTTCGTCGCGACGTTCGTCCCGCTCATCGTCATGGGCGGGGGCGGCGACGAGAGCAGCAGCATCGGGCTGTTCCTCACGATGGCGCTGCTGTCGGCGTTCCTCTACGGCGTCTACTACGTCGGGTCGCGCTGGGAGCGGTACGGCTCCGGCACCGAGTTCGTCCGCATCGTCGGCGTCGGGGCCATCTGGCTGTTCGCCATCCGGTACTTCGTGATGGCGAACATCGAACCGCTCAAGCGCGCCGGCGTCGGCGGCGTCGTGAACAACACGCTCCAGAACCTCGCGTGGCTGTTGAAGTTCACCGCGAGCGGCGCCGAGTTCGACTACTCGCGGTTCCTGCTGGTGCTGACGCTGGCGTCGCTGGCGTTGGTGTACTACCTCTCGGAGATAACGGTCGAGTCGCCGTTCGGCCGGGTGCTCAAGGCCATCCGCGAGGACGAGGACGTGGCGACGTCGCTCGGCAAGAACACCTTCGCGTACAAGGTCCAGGGCATGATGCTCGGGTCGGCGCTCGCCGGATTCGCCGGCGGCCTGACCGCCATCTACTTCCAGAGCCTGGTCCACACCATGTTCGCGCCGCGCGTGACGTTCATCGCGTTCCTCGTACTCATCATCGGCGGGACCGCGAACAACAAGGGGATGATTCTCGGGTCGGTCATCTACTGGGCGTTCCAGAAGGCGACCGCCGACATCGCCGGGTTCTTCCCGACGGCGGCGCGGTCGTCGGTGCAGGCGCTCCGACTCGCGTTCATCGGCGCGCTGCTCATCATCATTCTCTACTACCGTCCCGAGGGCCTGTGGGGAGAGAAACAGAAGAACGAGGAGGTGACCGACACGTGA
- a CDS encoding GTP cyclohydrolase III produces MTNAQVTLVQIDNYGPWTVTPEPRREVDLQTLQSRLYADLSQLVGNREGYVFFTRFDNMVAVTNGMDEDAHALVQESVGNRYPVTVSLGVAADPRPVAALAEATDLLQDAGSAQDHERTEILRGRPLAPDERAADDVQIAHFDVNDATGKYTDQLNAFDSFIHIEQGYAELMQYMRRAHDALSFFVGGDNVIAVCPDLDEAAYRDAVEHVEETAEVELKVGVGQADNAQSAGMAAKHALEDCRDDDDRIVLDV; encoded by the coding sequence GTGACGAACGCGCAGGTCACCCTCGTTCAGATCGACAACTACGGGCCGTGGACAGTGACGCCGGAACCCCGTCGGGAGGTCGACCTCCAGACGCTCCAGTCTCGCCTCTACGCCGACCTCTCACAGCTGGTCGGCAACCGCGAGGGCTACGTCTTCTTCACCCGATTCGACAACATGGTCGCCGTGACCAACGGGATGGACGAAGACGCCCACGCGCTGGTTCAGGAGTCGGTGGGCAACCGCTACCCCGTGACGGTCAGCCTCGGCGTGGCGGCCGACCCCCGACCGGTCGCGGCGCTGGCGGAGGCGACCGATCTCCTCCAGGACGCCGGGAGCGCCCAGGACCACGAACGGACCGAGATTCTGCGGGGTCGCCCGCTCGCCCCCGACGAGCGCGCCGCCGACGATGTCCAGATCGCACACTTCGACGTCAACGACGCGACCGGCAAGTACACCGACCAACTGAACGCCTTCGACTCGTTCATCCACATCGAGCAGGGCTACGCCGAACTGATGCAGTACATGCGCCGGGCCCACGACGCCCTCTCGTTCTTCGTCGGCGGCGACAACGTCATCGCGGTGTGTCCCGACCTCGACGAGGCGGCCTACCGCGACGCCGTCGAACACGTCGAGGAGACCGCCGAAGTCGAACTCAAGGTCGGCGTTGGCCAGGCCGACAACGCCCAGTCGGCCGGCATGGCCGCCAAGCACGCGCTGGAGGACTGCCGAGACGACGACGACCGCATCGTGCTCGACGTCTGA
- a CDS encoding ABC transporter substrate-binding protein — translation MSENYRTTRRAYLKATTAAGVAGLVGLSTSASGQGGPIPMGSILPITGDLSAYGSGMQKAVNVAVQDVNDAGGPLGRQIQMNNTDSQTQPSRAIQQYQSLVNEQNIVGFVGAASSGVSVPLAQNVAADQVMQMSNASTSPALAEIGYNEDQSVKYFGRTAPNDAQQGIVMGRILSDQQYIGAQRAAFLYVNNPYGQGLAEKARAQFQGETTAMVGYDQRSTDYTSTLDQVFQGNPDAVGFIGYPGNGRTILQQWQNGGYGGEWVLSEGLNSPDFLKSLSNITSGMYVASPNPEQTRGATRFEQKMGQQANTLFAPHAYDCLFLMALGMQAGGEVSGTAIAKNIQSVSRPEEGASQQTATTAAGNQTAANQTATGTATGGGQPAGEVVTVGEFQKAKDLLSNGADINYQGASSPVNLNNSLEPLNQFAILQVQQDGSLKTLETIPREFFKGKL, via the coding sequence ATGTCAGAGAACTATCGAACGACGCGACGCGCGTACCTGAAAGCCACGACGGCCGCGGGGGTGGCCGGGTTGGTCGGACTGTCAACGTCGGCGAGTGGGCAGGGCGGACCCATCCCGATGGGGTCGATTCTCCCCATCACCGGCGATCTGAGCGCGTACGGAAGCGGGATGCAGAAGGCGGTCAACGTCGCCGTACAGGACGTCAACGACGCCGGCGGCCCGCTCGGACGCCAGATTCAGATGAACAACACCGACAGCCAGACCCAGCCCTCGCGGGCCATCCAGCAGTACCAGTCGCTGGTGAACGAACAGAACATCGTCGGGTTCGTCGGCGCGGCCTCCAGCGGCGTGTCGGTCCCGCTGGCCCAGAACGTCGCGGCCGACCAGGTGATGCAGATGAGCAACGCCTCGACCTCGCCCGCGCTGGCCGAGATCGGCTACAACGAGGACCAGTCGGTGAAGTACTTCGGCCGCACCGCGCCCAACGACGCCCAGCAGGGAATCGTGATGGGCCGCATCCTCAGCGACCAGCAGTACATCGGAGCACAGCGAGCCGCGTTCCTCTACGTCAACAACCCCTACGGCCAGGGGCTCGCCGAGAAAGCGCGCGCACAGTTCCAGGGCGAGACGACCGCGATGGTCGGCTACGACCAGCGGTCGACCGACTACACCTCGACGCTCGACCAGGTGTTCCAAGGCAACCCCGACGCGGTAGGGTTCATCGGCTATCCCGGCAACGGCCGGACCATCCTCCAGCAGTGGCAGAACGGCGGCTACGGCGGCGAGTGGGTGCTCAGCGAGGGGTTGAACTCGCCGGACTTCCTCAAGAGTCTGAGCAACATCACCAGCGGGATGTACGTCGCCTCGCCGAACCCCGAGCAGACCCGGGGTGCCACCCGATTCGAGCAGAAGATGGGCCAGCAGGCCAACACCCTGTTCGCGCCCCACGCCTACGACTGCCTGTTCCTGATGGCGCTGGGGATGCAGGCCGGCGGCGAGGTCTCCGGCACCGCCATCGCGAAGAACATCCAGTCGGTTTCGCGGCCCGAGGAGGGCGCCAGCCAGCAGACCGCCACGACCGCTGCGGGCAACCAGACGGCCGCCAACCAGACCGCGACCGGCACCGCGACGGGCGGCGGCCAGCCCGCCGGCGAGGTGGTGACCGTCGGGGAGTTCCAGAAGGCAAAGGACCTCCTGAGCAACGGCGCCGACATCAACTACCAGGGCGCATCGAGTCCCGTCAACCTCAACAACTCGCTCGAACCGCTCAACCAGTTCGCCATCCTGCAGGTCCAGCAGGACGGCTCGCTGAAGACCCTGGAGACGATTCCCCGGGAGTTCTTCAAGGGCAAACTGTAG
- a CDS encoding branched-chain amino acid ABC transporter permease, which translates to MNGLVTGSIVALGAIGLALVYNIAEVPNFAHGELLMLGAYAALFVNRPATVPVFELLSETARDLSTAGFAVLFLLTVVAALGAVYLLGGAAALKGSWWPGDPNPALALAVHLAAAAALGGVVVVGFPSIWAGLLLSAIVLAAVAPLLEKVIFRKFRAKEASLATMLIVTLGLSFVLRFSTQAFYGGQVRSYQVPQVGTVFGYDVGLSAAKFFDFYASGSGLVLQVIDSGPNPPQTMATLSYSWLALVALVVVTLGLAAATYRFRRGDEGYGGQTVGPKLSAAVVGAVSFVALLFVLGGSGSVPASPDWSSRVRLSVMRASVIFIALAMMGGLHFLLQETKLGKAMRASSDNIDLAKITGINTDRVMMATWIIAGAFAAVGGVMLGVLFSQLTVNMGFFLLLPMFAGVILGGLQSVYGAILGSYIVGLSMDVGLFAIPGIESSVYRIPIAFVILLIVLLVKPEGITGGS; encoded by the coding sequence ATGAACGGACTCGTCACGGGGAGCATCGTCGCGCTCGGCGCCATCGGACTGGCGCTGGTGTACAACATCGCAGAGGTGCCGAACTTCGCCCACGGCGAGTTGCTGATGCTCGGGGCGTACGCGGCGCTGTTCGTCAACCGGCCGGCGACCGTCCCGGTGTTCGAACTGCTGTCGGAGACGGCCCGCGACCTCAGCACGGCCGGGTTCGCCGTGCTGTTCCTGCTGACGGTGGTCGCCGCGCTCGGCGCGGTGTACCTGCTCGGCGGGGCGGCGGCGTTGAAGGGGTCGTGGTGGCCCGGCGATCCGAATCCGGCGCTGGCGCTGGCGGTCCACCTCGCGGCCGCCGCGGCGCTCGGCGGGGTCGTCGTCGTCGGCTTCCCGTCCATCTGGGCCGGCCTGCTGCTGTCGGCCATCGTGCTGGCGGCGGTCGCGCCGCTGTTGGAGAAGGTCATCTTCCGGAAGTTCCGCGCGAAGGAGGCGTCGCTGGCGACGATGCTCATCGTCACCCTCGGCCTCTCGTTCGTGCTCCGGTTCAGCACCCAGGCGTTCTACGGCGGGCAGGTCCGGAGCTACCAGGTGCCCCAGGTCGGCACCGTGTTCGGCTACGACGTCGGCCTGTCGGCCGCGAAGTTCTTCGACTTCTACGCGAGCGGGTCGGGCCTCGTCCTGCAGGTCATCGACAGCGGGCCGAACCCGCCCCAGACCATGGCGACGCTGTCGTACTCGTGGCTCGCGCTCGTCGCGCTCGTCGTCGTGACGCTCGGCCTCGCGGCCGCGACCTACCGCTTCCGCCGGGGCGACGAGGGCTACGGCGGTCAGACCGTCGGGCCGAAACTCAGCGCGGCCGTCGTCGGCGCCGTCTCGTTCGTCGCGCTCCTGTTCGTGCTCGGCGGGAGCGGGTCGGTCCCCGCCAGTCCCGACTGGTCGTCGCGCGTGCGCCTGTCGGTGATGCGCGCGTCGGTCATCTTCATCGCGCTGGCGATGATGGGCGGTCTGCACTTCCTGCTTCAGGAGACGAAGCTCGGCAAGGCGATGCGGGCCTCCAGCGACAACATCGACCTCGCGAAGATCACCGGCATCAACACCGACCGGGTGATGATGGCGACCTGGATCATCGCAGGGGCGTTCGCCGCCGTCGGCGGCGTGATGCTCGGAGTCCTGTTCAGTCAGCTCACGGTCAACATGGGATTCTTCCTGTTGCTGCCGATGTTCGCGGGCGTCATCCTCGGCGGCTTACAGTCGGTGTACGGCGCGATTCTGGGGAGCTACATCGTCGGCCTTTCGATGGACGTCGGACTGTTCGCCATCCCCGGCATCGAGTCGTCGGTCTACCGCATCCCCATCGCGTTCGTCATCCTGCTGATCGTGTTGCTCGTCAAACCGGAAGGCATCACGGGAGGGAGCTGA
- a CDS encoding cold-shock protein — protein sequence MAEGNVDFFNDTGGYGFISTDDADDDVFFHMEDVGGPDLEEGTDIEFSIENAPKGPRATNVTRL from the coding sequence ATGGCAGAAGGCAACGTTGATTTCTTCAACGACACAGGCGGCTACGGTTTCATCTCGACGGACGACGCGGACGACGACGTGTTCTTCCACATGGAGGACGTTGGCGGCCCCGACCTCGAAGAGGGAACGGATATCGAGTTCAGTATCGAAAACGCCCCCAAGGGCCCGCGCGCGACGAACGTCACGCGTCTTTAA